One Leifsonia shinshuensis DNA window includes the following coding sequences:
- the pip gene encoding prolyl aminopeptidase: MRTLYPEIEPYDSGMLDVGDGQQVYWETSGNPDGTPVVFLHGGPGGGSTPSHRRLFDPERYRIVLFDQRNCGRSLPHASDPDADLSANTTWNLVSDMEKLREHLEVERWLVFGGSWGSALALAYAETHPERVTGLILRGIFTLRPAELDWFYEGGAAALFPDLWEGFVEPVPVEERGHLIRAYSRLLADEDPAVHGPAAVAWSRWESSTITLLPRPEVVETFTEEKYAVAFARIENHYFMNGGWFEEDQLIRDAYKLADIPGVIVQGRYDICTPAMTAWDLHRAWPEAELNIVPDAGHAYDEPGILDALIEATDRFAGGPADEADTGDDAAAEAEDDAAAEGEDAEGEDAEESSESADEGAEDGHQA, from the coding sequence ATGCGCACTCTCTATCCGGAGATCGAGCCGTACGACAGCGGGATGCTGGACGTCGGCGATGGCCAGCAGGTGTACTGGGAGACCAGCGGCAACCCCGATGGCACGCCGGTCGTCTTCCTGCACGGCGGCCCCGGCGGCGGCAGCACGCCCTCCCACCGCCGGCTGTTCGACCCGGAGCGGTACCGGATCGTCCTGTTCGACCAGCGCAACTGCGGCCGCAGCCTCCCGCACGCGAGCGACCCGGACGCCGACCTGTCGGCGAACACCACCTGGAATCTCGTCTCCGACATGGAGAAGCTGCGCGAGCACCTGGAGGTCGAGCGCTGGCTGGTGTTCGGCGGCTCGTGGGGCAGCGCGCTCGCCCTGGCGTACGCGGAGACCCATCCCGAGCGGGTGACCGGGCTGATCCTGCGCGGCATCTTCACCTTGCGCCCCGCCGAGCTCGATTGGTTCTACGAGGGCGGCGCCGCTGCGCTCTTCCCCGACCTGTGGGAAGGCTTCGTGGAGCCGGTGCCGGTGGAGGAGCGCGGCCACCTGATCCGTGCCTACAGCCGCCTGCTCGCCGACGAGGACCCGGCCGTGCATGGGCCGGCCGCCGTCGCCTGGTCGCGGTGGGAGTCCTCCACGATCACACTGCTGCCCCGGCCGGAGGTCGTGGAGACGTTCACCGAGGAGAAGTACGCGGTCGCCTTCGCGCGCATCGAGAACCACTACTTCATGAACGGCGGCTGGTTCGAGGAGGACCAGCTGATCCGCGACGCGTACAAGCTGGCGGACATCCCCGGCGTCATCGTGCAGGGCCGCTACGACATCTGCACGCCGGCCATGACCGCGTGGGACCTGCACAGGGCCTGGCCGGAGGCGGAGCTGAACATCGTCCCGGACGCGGGCCACGCCTACGACGAGCCGGGGATCCTGGACGCGCTGATCGAGGCGACCGACCGGTTCGCCGGCGGGCCCGCGGATGAGGCGGACACGGGCGACGACGCCGCAGCAGAAGCCGAGGACGACGCCGCAGCCGAGGGGGAGGACGCCGAGGGCGAGGACGCCGAGGAGTCCTCCGAGAGCGCCGACGAGGGCGCCGAGGACGGCCACCAGGCCTGA
- a CDS encoding glycoside hydrolase family 3 protein, with protein MTDTTTTDPTTGPAAGDPTADGAATADALPVDPRFRDASLPLDERVENLLGQMTLQEKAGLFFQTMITIGEGGAVAGPNPLFGIADSAEMIRDRHMTHFNVFGAASSAAEMAEWHNRIQEVAASTRLGIPVTLSTDPRHSFSDNPGAAIMAGPFSQWPETLGLAAIGDEDLVERFADIARQEYTAVGIRVALHPQIDLATEPRWARQVATFGEDVELTSRLGAAYIRGFQGPELGPDSVATMTKHFPGGGPQKDGEDPHFPYGREQVYPGGEFETHLKPFEAAFEAGTSQIMPYYGMPVGTEYEEVGFGFNKSVVTGLLRERYGFDGIVCTDWGLLSDAEIAGQPFPARAWGVEHLSTRERMAKVLDAGADQFGGEAIPDLLIDLVRSGELPEGRLDVSARRLLREKFRLGLFDAPTVDPARAAEVVGNAEFVAAGEAAQRASVTLLKNEAVLPLARGTKVFVHGFDPEAVAGYATVVAIPEEADVALVRLHAPYEQRSTMFENFFHAGSLDFPQETVDEVLAIARAVPTVLEVFLDRPAILTPFAGEVRAIAADFGASSAALLDVLFGEAAPQGRLPMDLPSSMAAVVENRPDVPFDTADPLYRFGHGLSY; from the coding sequence ATGACCGACACGACCACCACCGACCCGACCACCGGACCCGCCGCCGGCGACCCGACCGCCGACGGCGCGGCGACCGCCGACGCGCTCCCCGTCGACCCGCGCTTCCGCGACGCGAGCCTCCCGCTGGACGAGCGCGTCGAGAACCTGCTGGGCCAGATGACCCTCCAGGAGAAGGCCGGGCTGTTCTTCCAGACCATGATCACCATCGGCGAGGGCGGCGCCGTCGCCGGGCCGAACCCGCTGTTCGGGATCGCCGACAGCGCCGAGATGATCCGCGACCGGCACATGACGCACTTCAACGTGTTCGGCGCTGCCAGCTCGGCCGCCGAGATGGCCGAGTGGCACAACCGCATCCAGGAGGTCGCGGCGAGCACGCGGCTCGGCATCCCCGTCACCCTCTCCACCGACCCGCGGCACTCGTTCAGCGACAACCCCGGCGCCGCGATCATGGCCGGGCCGTTCTCGCAGTGGCCGGAGACCCTCGGCCTCGCGGCGATCGGCGACGAGGACCTGGTCGAGCGGTTCGCGGACATCGCGCGCCAGGAGTACACCGCCGTCGGCATCCGCGTCGCCCTGCACCCGCAGATCGACCTCGCGACCGAGCCGCGCTGGGCGCGTCAGGTCGCCACCTTCGGCGAGGACGTCGAGCTCACCTCGCGGCTCGGCGCCGCCTACATCCGCGGCTTCCAGGGTCCCGAGCTCGGCCCGGACTCCGTCGCGACGATGACCAAGCACTTCCCCGGCGGCGGCCCGCAGAAGGACGGCGAGGACCCGCACTTCCCGTACGGCCGCGAGCAGGTCTACCCGGGCGGCGAGTTCGAGACGCACCTGAAGCCGTTCGAGGCCGCGTTCGAGGCCGGCACCAGCCAGATCATGCCGTACTACGGGATGCCGGTCGGCACCGAGTACGAGGAGGTCGGATTCGGCTTCAACAAGTCCGTCGTCACCGGCCTGCTGCGCGAGCGCTACGGCTTCGACGGGATCGTCTGCACCGATTGGGGGCTGCTCTCGGACGCCGAGATCGCCGGCCAGCCGTTCCCGGCGCGCGCCTGGGGCGTGGAGCACCTGAGCACGCGCGAGCGGATGGCGAAGGTGCTGGACGCCGGCGCCGACCAGTTCGGCGGGGAGGCCATCCCGGACCTCCTGATCGACCTGGTGCGCAGCGGCGAGCTGCCGGAGGGGCGCCTCGACGTGTCCGCCCGGCGCCTGCTGCGCGAGAAGTTCCGGCTCGGCCTGTTCGACGCGCCGACGGTGGACCCGGCCCGCGCGGCCGAGGTCGTCGGCAACGCGGAGTTCGTGGCGGCGGGGGAGGCTGCGCAGCGCGCGTCGGTCACCCTGCTCAAGAACGAGGCCGTCCTCCCGCTCGCCCGCGGTACGAAGGTGTTCGTCCATGGCTTCGACCCGGAGGCCGTGGCCGGCTATGCGACCGTCGTCGCCATCCCGGAGGAGGCCGACGTCGCGCTGGTGCGGCTGCACGCGCCGTACGAGCAGCGGTCGACCATGTTCGAGAACTTCTTCCACGCCGGCTCGCTGGACTTCCCGCAGGAGACCGTGGACGAGGTGCTCGCGATCGCCCGCGCCGTGCCGACCGTGCTGGAGGTGTTCCTCGACCGCCCGGCGATCCTGACGCCGTTCGCGGGCGAGGTCCGCGCCATCGCGGCCGACTTCGGCGCGAGCTCCGCGGCCCTGCTGGACGTGCTGTTCGGGGAGGCGGCGCCGCAGGGCCGGCTCCCGATGGACCTGCCGTCGTCGATGGCCGCGGTGGTCGAGAACCGCCCGGACGTGCCGTTCGACACCGCCGACCCGCTCTACCGGTTCGGCCACGGGCTGAGCTACTAG
- a CDS encoding DapH/DapD/GlmU-related protein, whose product MARRIEELEDETGAIIKYRRHANGKGLVSPSARVADSARVEPTAYVEADARIGLDAYIGAGSWIDSGATIGDRTFVGANVHIGRGCVIGSGARIGSNVKVGENAMIGNGARVDRDEQIAAGTVIELRGATAARAALAALPREARATRRAA is encoded by the coding sequence ATGGCACGGAGGATAGAAGAGCTCGAGGACGAGACCGGCGCAATCATCAAGTACAGGCGGCACGCGAACGGCAAGGGACTGGTGTCCCCGTCGGCACGCGTGGCCGACTCCGCCCGCGTCGAGCCGACCGCCTATGTGGAGGCCGACGCCCGCATCGGGCTGGACGCCTACATCGGCGCCGGCAGCTGGATCGACTCCGGCGCGACGATCGGCGACCGCACGTTCGTCGGCGCCAACGTCCACATCGGCAGGGGCTGCGTCATCGGCAGCGGCGCGCGGATCGGAAGCAACGTCAAGGTGGGCGAGAACGCCATGATCGGGAACGGCGCCCGGGTCGACCGCGACGAGCAGATCGCGGCCGGAACCGTGATCGAGCTGCGCGGGGCCACGGCCGCGCGCGCGGCCCTCGCGGCCCTGCCGCGCGAAGCGCGAGCGACCCGCCGGGCGGCCTGA
- a CDS encoding malate dehydrogenase has translation MSTPVTVAVTGAGGQIGYALLFRIASGQLLGHDVPVRLRLLEIPAGLGAAEGTALELQDGAFPLLHGVDVTDDARTAFDGASVALLVGARPRTAGMERADLLEANGGIFGPQGAALNDVAADDLRVLVVGNPANTNALIASAHAPDIPAERFTAMTRLDHNRAVAQLAAKLGVPVHAIHGVIVWGNHSASQYPDLSHATVNGRPATELVDEGWLAEEYIPRVAKRGAEIIAVRGSSSAASAASAAIDHIRDWVDGTGERWTSAAVVSDGSYGVPEGLISSFPVRGVDGRWEIVQDLTIDAFSRERIDASVAELEAERDAVRALGLL, from the coding sequence ATGAGCACCCCCGTGACCGTCGCCGTCACCGGCGCAGGTGGACAGATCGGCTACGCCCTCCTCTTCCGGATCGCCTCTGGGCAGCTGCTCGGGCACGACGTGCCGGTGCGGCTGCGGCTGCTGGAGATCCCGGCCGGGCTCGGCGCCGCGGAGGGCACGGCCCTGGAGCTGCAGGACGGCGCCTTCCCGCTGCTGCACGGCGTGGACGTCACCGACGACGCACGCACGGCCTTCGACGGCGCGAGCGTCGCTCTGCTCGTCGGCGCCCGGCCGCGCACCGCCGGGATGGAGCGCGCCGACCTCCTGGAGGCGAACGGCGGCATCTTCGGCCCGCAGGGCGCCGCGCTGAACGACGTGGCGGCCGACGACCTGCGCGTGCTCGTCGTCGGCAATCCGGCCAACACCAATGCGCTCATCGCGAGCGCGCACGCGCCGGACATCCCGGCGGAGCGCTTCACCGCGATGACCCGCCTCGACCATAACCGCGCCGTCGCGCAGCTCGCGGCGAAGCTCGGCGTGCCCGTGCACGCGATCCACGGCGTGATCGTCTGGGGCAACCACTCGGCCAGCCAGTACCCGGACCTCAGCCACGCGACGGTGAACGGCAGGCCGGCGACCGAGCTGGTGGACGAGGGCTGGCTGGCGGAGGAGTACATCCCGCGGGTGGCGAAGCGCGGCGCCGAGATCATCGCCGTGCGCGGCTCGTCGTCGGCGGCCTCCGCGGCGAGCGCCGCCATCGACCACATCCGCGACTGGGTGGACGGCACCGGCGAGCGCTGGACGTCCGCCGCTGTCGTCTCGGACGGCTCCTACGGCGTGCCGGAGGGCCTGATCTCGTCGTTCCCGGTGCGCGGCGTGGACGGCCGCTGGGAGATCGTCCAGGACCTGACGATCGACGCCTTCTCGCGCGAGCGCATCGACGCGTCCGTCGCCGAGCTGGAGGCCGAGCGCGACGCCGTGCGCGCCCTGGGCCTCCTGTAG
- a CDS encoding acyl-CoA dehydrogenase family protein → MVDTAERAPEKSTRTTSGTPVVDAAANEAAAAAAATAPAGAAPHVDVEALGRQLLGTWAEVRLASRALSSQPELQKVEGLSVADHRTRVFEQLKLLVDHGQVHRAFPKSVGGLEDHGGNIAAFEELVAADPSLQIKSGVQWGLFGAAVLHLGTEHHHTTYLPGIMSLDVPGAFAMTETGHGSDVAAIATTATYDPETQEFVIDTPFRGAWKDYLGNAAVDATAAVVFAQLVTQGVNHGVHAFYVPIRDANGDFLPGIGGEDDGQKGGLNGIDNGRLHFTGVRIPRNDLLNRYGDVAEDGTYSSPIASPGRRFFTMLGTLVQGRVSLDGSATIAAKIGLKIALTYGDQRRQFTAGSDTDEEVVLDYQRHQRRLLPLLATTYAQSFAHEMFLHKFDDVFSGAADTDADRQDLETIAAALKPLSTWHALETLQEAREACGGAGFLTENRITSLRQDLDIWVTFEGDNNVLLQLVAKRLLTDFSRKFAKADAGALARYVVVQAAGRAYHGSGLRSVGQTVRDFGSTARSVNWLQESATQRELLTDRVETMISEIGGRLRPASKLGKKAAADLFNSQQNELIEAARAHAELLQWEAFTEALEQAPDAGTKQVLTWLRDLFGFGLIEKHLAWYLIHGRLSPQRAQAVSAYIDRLLTRIRPHAVDLVDAFGYGPELVRAKIASGAEAERQAEARAYYAERRAAGTLPTPEKAPSKHR, encoded by the coding sequence ATGGTTGATACCGCCGAGCGCGCACCCGAGAAGTCCACCCGCACCACCTCCGGCACCCCCGTCGTGGACGCCGCCGCCAACGAAGCCGCCGCGGCAGCTGCCGCCACCGCACCGGCCGGCGCCGCGCCGCACGTCGACGTGGAGGCGCTGGGCCGCCAGCTCCTGGGCACCTGGGCCGAGGTCCGGCTGGCCTCCCGCGCACTCTCCTCGCAGCCGGAGCTGCAGAAGGTGGAGGGCCTCTCCGTCGCCGACCACCGCACCCGCGTTTTCGAGCAGCTGAAGCTCCTGGTCGACCACGGCCAGGTGCACCGCGCCTTCCCGAAGTCGGTGGGCGGCCTGGAGGACCACGGCGGCAACATCGCCGCGTTCGAGGAGCTCGTCGCGGCCGACCCGTCGCTGCAGATCAAGTCGGGCGTGCAGTGGGGCCTGTTCGGCGCCGCCGTGCTGCACCTCGGCACCGAGCACCACCACACCACCTACCTGCCCGGGATCATGTCGCTCGACGTGCCGGGAGCCTTTGCGATGACCGAGACCGGCCACGGCTCTGACGTCGCCGCCATCGCCACCACCGCGACCTACGACCCGGAGACGCAGGAGTTCGTCATCGACACCCCGTTCCGCGGCGCGTGGAAGGACTACCTCGGCAACGCGGCGGTCGACGCGACCGCCGCGGTCGTGTTCGCGCAGCTTGTCACGCAGGGCGTCAACCACGGCGTGCACGCCTTCTACGTGCCCATCCGGGACGCGAACGGCGACTTCCTGCCCGGCATCGGCGGCGAGGACGACGGCCAGAAGGGCGGCCTCAACGGCATCGACAACGGGAGGCTGCACTTCACCGGTGTCCGGATCCCGCGCAACGACCTCCTCAACCGCTACGGCGACGTCGCCGAGGACGGCACCTACAGCTCGCCGATCGCGAGCCCGGGCCGGCGCTTCTTCACGATGCTCGGCACGCTCGTCCAGGGCCGCGTCTCGCTGGACGGCTCGGCGACGATCGCCGCGAAGATCGGCCTGAAGATCGCGCTCACCTACGGCGACCAGCGCCGCCAGTTCACCGCGGGCAGCGACACCGACGAGGAGGTCGTGCTCGACTACCAGCGTCACCAGCGACGGCTGCTCCCGCTGCTGGCCACCACGTACGCGCAGAGCTTCGCGCACGAGATGTTCCTGCACAAGTTCGACGACGTGTTCAGCGGCGCGGCCGACACCGACGCCGACCGGCAGGACCTGGAGACCATCGCGGCGGCGCTCAAGCCGCTCAGCACGTGGCACGCTCTGGAGACTCTGCAGGAGGCGCGCGAGGCGTGCGGCGGCGCCGGCTTCCTCACCGAGAACCGGATCACCTCGCTGCGTCAGGACCTCGACATCTGGGTGACGTTCGAGGGCGACAACAACGTCCTTCTGCAGCTCGTCGCCAAGCGTCTGCTCACCGACTTCAGCCGCAAGTTCGCGAAGGCCGACGCCGGCGCGCTCGCCCGCTACGTCGTCGTGCAGGCGGCCGGCCGGGCGTACCACGGCTCGGGCCTGCGCAGCGTCGGCCAGACGGTGCGCGACTTCGGCTCGACGGCGCGCTCGGTGAACTGGCTGCAGGAGTCCGCGACCCAGCGCGAGCTGCTGACGGACCGCGTCGAGACGATGATCTCCGAGATCGGCGGACGGCTGCGCCCGGCCTCCAAGCTCGGCAAGAAGGCTGCGGCCGACCTGTTCAACTCGCAGCAGAACGAGCTCATCGAGGCCGCCCGCGCCCACGCCGAGCTGCTGCAGTGGGAGGCCTTCACGGAGGCCCTGGAGCAGGCCCCAGACGCCGGCACCAAGCAGGTGCTGACCTGGCTGCGCGACCTGTTCGGCTTCGGTCTGATCGAGAAGCACCTGGCCTGGTACCTCATCCACGGCCGCCTCTCGCCGCAGCGCGCGCAGGCCGTGTCGGCGTACATCGACCGGCTGCTCACCCGCATCCGGCCGCACGCGGTCGACCTGGTGGACGCGTTCGGCTACGGCCCGGAGCTGGTGCGCGCGAAGATCGCGAGCGGCGCGGAGGCCGAGCGCCAGGCGGAGGCGCGCGCGTACTACGCCGAGCGCCGCGCCGCCGGCACGCTGCCGACGCCGGAGAAGGCGCCCAGCAAGCACCGCTGA
- a CDS encoding dihydrofolate reductase family protein — protein sequence MARLIVEQIVSADGTAADAEGGMSFLTPEAAGDEADREQLRRLAGLSAIVLGANTYRMFASYWPTASEEDDPIAGLINRLPKHVLSNSLDAAPWGDLAPATVERGGVVESLRRLKASYPGEIILWGSLRLADAAFLADEVDVLRLRILPSILGGGRGVVPESLPVTPLRLVSSSIHPGGQVALEYEVGAPD from the coding sequence ATGGCGCGGCTCATCGTGGAGCAGATCGTGTCGGCGGACGGGACGGCGGCGGACGCCGAGGGCGGCATGAGCTTCCTGACGCCGGAGGCCGCCGGGGACGAGGCCGACCGGGAGCAGCTGCGGAGGCTCGCCGGGCTGTCCGCGATCGTGCTCGGCGCGAACACGTACCGGATGTTCGCGTCCTACTGGCCGACGGCCTCCGAGGAGGACGACCCGATCGCCGGACTGATCAACCGCCTCCCGAAGCACGTGCTCAGCAACAGCCTGGACGCGGCGCCGTGGGGCGACCTCGCGCCCGCGACCGTCGAGCGCGGGGGCGTCGTGGAGTCGCTGCGCCGGCTGAAGGCGTCCTACCCGGGCGAGATCATTCTCTGGGGCAGTCTGCGGCTGGCGGACGCCGCGTTCCTGGCGGACGAAGTCGACGTGCTGCGGCTGCGGATCCTGCCGAGCATCCTCGGCGGCGGCCGCGGGGTGGTGCCCGAGTCGCTGCCGGTGACGCCGCTGCGGCTGGTGTCGTCGAGCATCCACCCGGGAGGGCAGGTGGCGCTGGAATACGAGGTCGGGGCGCCGGACTGA